A region of Vanessa cardui chromosome 1, ilVanCard2.1, whole genome shotgun sequence DNA encodes the following proteins:
- the LOC124533217 gene encoding uncharacterized protein LOC124533217, with protein MAMYSADENLSDDEVFFGKLSLKEVKKRILCNNFRQTFSCSTDNDKFVNDESISVIETHSEPDIYSGRNANVDLDCSSNANTFPRASTDWDVKSTDDSFLKLEEIVTEMYTSPKPNVNNVLDNTLEVVEYILNNAHLNDNENNKAKGSISETVKESQSNIPEIITSSSKGNNDVETKKENESEKNEKEPGNKTIESKTITDLQVERLYDTPLKSCNSQKHVQSVKTEGISTPFVETKCSKEIFKTPKNPLSSKKYPLSSTKKTPSKMNAFQHITSPVASYIKNGPQVPLLRDVHPKKPLPKNHKLKIKTTIDNKLSNKENVSLPSLAYRSAKKTKVITIPDKEKLPESPWAKRVASSLPKPVIIKHDHREMNAMKKSLLSHQEDSFADLTLHQADLSVCTQKSAVKKPL; from the exons ATGGCCATGTACTCAGCAGATGAAAATCTTAGTGATGACGAAGTATTTTTTGGAAAGTTATCTTTAAAAGAAGTAAAGAAacgtattttatgtaataattttcgGCAAACGTTTTC gtGTTCTACTGATAACGATAAATTTGTAAACGACGAAAGTATTAGTGTCATTGAGACGCATTCGGAGCCCGACATATATTCCGGTAGAAACGCCAACGTAGATTTAGATTGTTCTTCAAACGCTAACACTTTTCCAAGGGCTTCTACGGACTGGGATGTTAAATCTACGGATGATAGTTTTTTAAAACTAGAAGAAATCGTAACCGAAATGTATACATCCCCAAAACCAAATGTCAATAATGTATTGGATAATACTTTAGAAGTCgtcgaatatattttgaataatgctcatttaaatgataatgaaaataacaaaGCTAAAGGCAGTATTAGTGAAACGGTCAAAGAAAGTCAAAGTAACATTCCGGAAATCATTACAAGTTCATCAAAAGGAAATAATGATgtagaaacaaaaaaagaaaatgaaagtgaaaaaaatgaaaaagaacctggaaataaaactattgaatCTAAAACAATAACTGATTTACAAGTAGAAAGGTTATATGATACACCTTTAAAATCCTGTAACTCGCAGAAACATGTTCAAAGTGTAAAGACTGAAGGTATATCAACACCATTTGTAGAAACAAAATGttctaaagaaatatttaaaacaccaAAGAATCCTTTATCGTCTAAGAAGTATCCACTGTCCTCCACAAAGAAAACTCCCAGCAAAATGAATGCTTTTCAACATATTACAAGTCCTGTGGCATCATATATCAAGAATGGTCCACAGGTTCCACTGTTGAGGGATGTGCATCCAAAAAAACCTTTACCCAAAaaccacaaattaaaaataaaaaccacaattgataataaattaagcaataaaGAAAATGTCTCACTACCCTCTCTTGCCTATAGAAGtgctaaaaaaacaaaagtg ATAACAATACCTGACAAAGAGAAGCTGCCAGAGAGTCCATGGGCTAAAAGAGTGGCTTCTTCTTTACCAAAACCTGTCATCATTAAACATGATCATAGAGAAATGAATGCAATGAAAAAATCTTTGCTGTCACATCAAGAAGACAGCTTTGCCGACTTAACACTTCACCAAGCTGATTTGTCTGTGTGTACCCAAAAATCTGCTGTAAAGAAGCCGTTATAA